Proteins from one Scleropages formosus chromosome 14, fSclFor1.1, whole genome shotgun sequence genomic window:
- the mphosph8 gene encoding M-phase phosphoprotein 8 isoform X4, protein MEVPCAGAERAEPGDSEQDDEGDVYEVEKIIDMRVQKGEVQYRVRWKNYTSDEDTWEPEAHLEDCREVLLAFRHRVAESKKDTVPLPMKSDLFDADSESEGDKNKQEEASLKKKKKKKKSKAEAEESPDTLRRDKKKKRRRKEKDKWKPLPGPESDGNESEGAETEPAPKKTIQTKKRPVALEDEDDEDVPVAPKRVVKEKPRDGGKLRKESRAEGKKRTPKRKEQRCSLTSTEEEEGAALAAAAEDDRQSEAPSESASLQTDDTTATESLEPPEGPSKEAEAKAKQRRSKAEGLKLQGIKNLIREKKSKKLQQHQASPCEATPPLRETAQQKLKSLMSARSLSRTGLGSVEDEHVLLSSDSGDAASVQRKIKGKGQEGGAQRAAPPSGSGTRPKDSDESKQDGAGPAAGAKKQKDTPEKDSPSTNLFEKFLLNCEAKDRVPRRQTLHVAENRGEHNRVPSAKTAGKPEKKVKVKECPASRLDHRDAKSPEAPQPTHCVTEGEERRARGERSPEGREKPDARSRLPEKEERADEAPARMRTPSGDPRECRARAEEARAEQRDKRAAGAAATVTSPDASEDVGGAAAGRWKEKKRKREDSEPRLYIACDDGREPREPPTHADKGPDRGQASLNLGVDLKLDWMTLEDFQKHLNGEDEDLSGATTISPTELRDAVKSGDYLAVKLALNSKEDYNLDQEDSSGMSLAMLAAAGGQDDILRLLIKKGVRVNARQKNGSTALMHAAEKNFLTTVAILLEAGALVNAQTLSGETALMKACKRGNVDIVRLLLEYGADCNILSKHQTNALHFAKLNNNISVYELIKEHMDTLSSVAEETIRAYFETRLAVLEPVFPLACHRLCEGPDFSREFNYKAPLHSPAEGSGILLFIFHANFQSVISARLCGPCSVHAVVLNDKFQLPIFLDSHFIYSFSPVPGPNKLFIRLAEAPTAKVKLLICAYRVQLQ, encoded by the exons ATGGAGGTTCCGTGTGCGGGAGCCGAAAGAGCGGAGCCCGGCGACAGCGAGCAGGACGACGAGGGCGATGTGTACGAGGTGGAGAAGATTATTGACATGCGAGTGCAGAag GGGGAGGTGCAGTACCGTGTGCGCTGGAAGAACTACACGTCTGATGAGGACACGTGGGAGCCGGAGGCCCACCTGGAGGACTGCCGAGAGGTGCTGCTCGCCTTCCGGCACAGGGTGGCCGAGAGCAAGAAGGACACGGTGCCG CTGCCGATGAAGAGCGACCTGTTCGACGCCGACTCGGAGAGCGAGGGTGACAAGAACAAGCAGGAGGAGGCGTcgctgaagaagaagaagaaaaagaagaagtcGAAGGCGGAGGCGGAGGAGTCTCCGGACACCTTGAGGagagacaagaagaagaagaggcgaaggaaggagaaggacaaGTGGAAGCCGCTGCCGGGACCCGAGTCCGACGGGAACGAGtcggagggggcggagacggagCCGGCGCCCAAAAAGACGATCCAGACCAAGAAGCGGCCCGTTGCGCTGGAGGACGAGGACGACGAGGACGTCCCCGTGGCCCCCAAGCGTGTCGTGAAGGAGAAGCCGAGGGATGGAGGGAAGCTCAGAAAGGAGAGCAGAGCGGAGGGCAAGAAGAGGACACCCAAGAGGAAGGAACAGCGGTGCTCGCTCACCTCCAccgaggaggaagagggagcgGCACTGGCTGCCGCCGCCGAGGACGATCGACAGAGCGAGGCCCCTTCGGAGTCGGCCAGCTTGCAGACGGATGACACGACGGCCACGGAGAGCCTGGAGCCCCCGGAGGGCCCCTCCAAGGAGGCCGAGGCCAAAGCCAAGCAGAGGAGGAGCAAGGCGGAGGGTTTGAAGCTGCAGGGCATCAAGAACTTGATCCGTGAGAAGAAGAGCAAGAAACTGCAGCAGCACCAAGCGTCGCCGTGCGAGGCCACGCCCCCTCTGCGGGAGACCGCCCAGCAGAAGCTCAAGAGCCTGATGAGCGCGCGCAGTCTGAGCAGGACGGGCCTGGGCAGCGTCGAGGACGAGCACGTCCTCCTCTCGTCCGACTCGGGCGACGCCGCCTCCGTCCAGCGCAAAATCAAGGGCAAAGGGCAGGAGGGCGGGGCCCAGAGGGCCGCTCCCCCGAGCGGCAGCGGCACGCGCCCGAAGGACAGCGACGAGTCCAAGCAGGACGGAGCGGGCCCGGCCGCGGGTGcgaagaagcagaaggacacgcCGGAGAAGGACTCCCCCTCCACGAATCTGTTTGAGAAGTTCCTGCTGAACTGTGAGGCCAAAGACCGAGTTCCTCGAAGGCAGACGCTGCACGTGGCCGAGAACCGCGGAGAGCACAACCGTGTTCCCAGCGCAAAG ACGGCGGGGAAGCCTGAGAAGAAGGTGAAAGTGAAGGAGTGTCCGGCGAGCAGGCTGGACCACCGGGATGCCAAGAGCCCCGAGG CCCCGCAGCCCACCCACTGTGTGACGGAGGGCGAGGAGAGGCGGGCGAGGGGCGAGCGCTCGCCCGAGGGCAGGGAGAAGCCTGACGCTCGGAGTCGGCTGCCGGAAAAGGAGGAGAGGGCGGACGAGGCCCCGGCCAGGATGAGAACCCCGTCGGGCGACCCCCGGGAGTGCAGGGCGAGGGCGGAGGAGGCGCGCGCCGAGCAGCGGGACAAAAGAGCTGCGGGGGCCGCAGCCACGGTGACGTCCCCGGATGCATCGGAGGATGTGGGCGGAGCGGCGGCGGGGAGGtggaaggaaaagaagaggaaaagggAGGACAGCGAGCCACGCCTCTACATCGCTTGCGACGACGGGCGAGAACCGCGGGAGCCGCCCACGCATGCCGACAAAGGCCCAG ACAGGGGACAGGCATCTCTAAACCTGGGCGTGGACCTCAAGCTGGACTGGATGACACTGGAGGACTTTCAGAAACACCTGAACGGGGAAGACGAGGACTTATCTGGCGCAACAACGATATCACcta CTGAGCTTCGTGACGCTGTGAAGAGCGGCGACTACCTGGCTGTGAAGCTGGCCCTTAATTCCAAAGAGGACTACAATCTGGATCAGGAG GACTCGAGCGGGATGTCCCTGGCGATGCTGGCGGCGGCCGGGGGGCAGGACGACATCCTGCGGCTGCTCATCAAGAAGGGCGTGCGGGTGAACGCGCGGCAAAAGAACGGCAGCACCGCGCTCATGCACGCTGCGGAGAAG AACTTCCTCACGACGGTGGCCATTCTGCTGGAGGCCGGGGCTTTGGTCAACGCCCAGACGCTGAGCGGCGAAACGGCCCTCATGAAG GCGTGTAAGAGGGGGAACGTGGACATCGTGCGCCTGCTGCTCGAGTACGGTGCTGACTGCAACATCCTGTCCAAGCATCAGACCAACGCCCTGCACTTTGCCAAGCTCAACAACAACATCTCCGTGTATGAGCTCATCAAGGAGCACATGGACAC GCTGTCGAGCGTTGCCGAGGAAACCATCCGGGCGTACTTCGAGACGCGGCTGGCCGTGCTGGAACCTGTCTTTCCTCTGGCCTGTCACCGGCTCTGCGAAGGTCCCGACTTCTCCCGGGAGTTTAACTACAAGGCGCCATTACACAGTCCTGCGGAGG GGTCAGgcatcctcctcttcatcttccaTGCCAACTTCCAGAGTGTGATCTCAGCAAGGCTCTGTGGGCCCTGCAGTGTCCATGCCGTCGTGCTCAATGACAAGTTCCAGCTGCCCATCTTCCTG GACAGCCACTTCATCTATTCGTTCAGCCCAGTCCCGGGTCCCAATAAGCTCTTCATCCGCCTGGCCGAGGCCCCCACTGCCAAG GTGAAGCTGCTGATTTGCGCATACCGAGTACAGCTGCAGTGA